A portion of the Treponema rectale genome contains these proteins:
- a CDS encoding PP2C family protein-serine/threonine phosphatase, giving the protein MKSKLSFLSILIISAGLFFSGCSSGESFRLYPADSWLYSTEQDENIALASGFQNLPEEDFSSLYRLIDAKSGFIWLKYNFMVPKELKNKDISLYAGRICMADVAYINGIQIGNAGVMPPENEFSAWNETRCYHIPSASLKEYSNNELILKIWTHGEGSISKSIFIGTTEDARSAAKTEQFFNSTLTLMCALCMIVIGIYSIIFYFFRHIDREYLYFSILNLVAAAYLSVWYLQDLFELSFLPFTFISFQKVMSGFMVFILASILIEFVNAYVHRKERKILKIIRYVLIIIPAVLIFSQKDYTDLRNIQNILHILMIPFIAYLLFTIIRSIVIKRDGAVSLTIGFIPFIICLTIDMIPHTLLGYADLPFLSTYSWMVVIMSFLVILARRFVKARNEAEDLNINLERKVESRTKELSLSNENLEKANAELEQINQRAQQDMNLAISVQRNFYAQKAPSVDGWEIAYTFRPMAGVSGDLYDFFHKDRTFKGCCLFDVSGHGISSGLVTMLSKNIIMNEFENGQNDSLTSVMERISTKIGNDKGQIENYLTGILLRINGSKVEYVNGGHPALLCKSGISGKVVPAQTKKQSSGSLIGIPYLPTDFSGITFDVKSGDSLLLYTDCLYESRNAQGEELGAEGVKNIFAKCRSGSAAEQLESLLELFNQHTKDVPLTDDLTIIVLKKL; this is encoded by the coding sequence ATGAAATCTAAACTCTCATTTTTATCAATTCTCATTATTTCCGCAGGCTTATTTTTTTCGGGATGCAGCAGCGGAGAATCTTTCAGGCTTTACCCTGCAGACAGCTGGCTTTATTCAACAGAGCAGGACGAAAACATTGCCCTGGCCTCAGGCTTTCAGAATCTGCCGGAAGAGGATTTTTCTTCCCTTTACAGGCTTATTGACGCTAAAAGCGGTTTTATATGGCTAAAATACAACTTCATGGTTCCAAAGGAGCTTAAAAATAAAGATATTTCCCTATATGCAGGCAGAATCTGTATGGCAGACGTCGCCTATATAAACGGAATTCAAATCGGTAATGCAGGGGTCATGCCGCCAGAAAATGAATTCAGCGCATGGAACGAAACCCGGTGCTACCACATTCCTTCCGCCTCACTGAAGGAATACAGTAATAACGAGCTCATACTTAAAATATGGACGCACGGAGAAGGCTCCATTTCTAAATCAATTTTTATCGGAACTACTGAAGATGCCCGTAGCGCCGCTAAAACAGAACAGTTTTTTAATTCCACCCTTACACTCATGTGTGCCCTCTGCATGATTGTAATAGGGATTTACTCAATTATATTTTACTTTTTCCGGCACATCGACAGAGAATACCTTTACTTTTCCATCCTTAACCTTGTAGCCGCAGCCTATCTTTCTGTCTGGTACCTTCAGGACCTCTTCGAACTGTCATTTCTGCCGTTTACCTTCATAAGTTTTCAGAAAGTAATGTCCGGTTTCATGGTGTTCATTCTTGCATCCATTTTAATTGAATTCGTAAATGCCTACGTTCACAGAAAAGAACGTAAAATACTTAAAATAATAAGGTATGTCCTCATAATAATTCCTGCAGTACTGATTTTCTCTCAGAAAGATTACACTGACCTGCGTAATATACAGAATATTCTTCATATTCTCATGATTCCTTTTATTGCATACCTCCTTTTTACAATAATACGGTCAATCGTAATAAAAAGAGACGGAGCTGTTTCCCTGACAATAGGATTCATTCCATTTATCATATGTCTGACAATCGACATGATACCGCACACCCTCTTAGGCTATGCAGATCTTCCATTCTTAAGTACCTACTCCTGGATGGTCGTAATAATGAGCTTTCTTGTAATTCTTGCCCGCAGATTCGTAAAAGCAAGAAATGAGGCAGAAGACCTTAACATAAATCTCGAAAGAAAAGTCGAATCCAGAACAAAGGAACTTTCTCTGTCCAATGAGAATCTTGAAAAAGCAAATGCAGAACTGGAACAGATAAACCAGAGGGCTCAGCAGGACATGAATCTGGCCATAAGCGTTCAGCGTAACTTCTATGCACAGAAAGCCCCTTCCGTTGACGGCTGGGAAATCGCCTATACTTTCAGACCGATGGCCGGTGTTTCCGGAGATCTTTACGATTTCTTCCACAAAGACAGAACATTTAAAGGCTGCTGTCTCTTTGACGTTTCAGGACACGGAATTTCTTCAGGACTGGTAACAATGCTTTCAAAAAACATAATTATGAATGAATTTGAAAACGGACAGAATGACAGCCTTACTTCCGTAATGGAACGGATAAGTACAAAAATCGGAAACGATAAAGGACAGATAGAAAATTACCTTACAGGAATTCTTTTACGGATCAACGGCAGTAAAGTTGAATATGTAAACGGCGGGCATCCTGCCCTTCTGTGTAAATCCGGAATCTCAGGAAAAGTAGTACCGGCACAGACAAAAAAACAGAGCAGCGGATCCCTTATAGGCATACCGTATCTTCCGACAGACTTTTCCGGTATTACCTTTGATGTAAAATCAGGAGACAGTCTTCTTCTCTATACAGACTGTCTGTATGAATCCCGTAACGCACAGGGGGAAGAACTGGGAGCTGAAGGAGTAAAAAATATTTTTGCAAAATGCAGATCAGGAAGTGCCGCAGAACAGCTTGAATCCCTACTGGAACTTTTTAACCAGCACACAAAAGATGTTCCTTTAACGGACGACCTTACGATAATTGTTCTGAAAAAACTTTAA
- the pflB gene encoding formate C-acetyltransferase — MIERDEWNGFAGRLWKEEVNVRDFIQNNYKPYDGNEDFLAGPTDATKKLFDELQKLQKEEHNKKCVGKDGKVRTGVLDMDTSIVTGLTSHPAGYICPEGKELEKVVGLQTDKPLKRAFMPYGGINMAVQSCEMYGYDVDPELKKIFTVYHKTHNQGVFDVYTPEHRAVRSAHILTGLPDTYGRGRIVGDYRRVALYGIDQLIKYKQADFANIGDGTMTEEVIRLREEVTDQINALKGMKEMAALYGFDISQPAKNAREAFQWLYFGYLAAIKTQNGAAMSVGRVSTFLDIYIERDIKAGILTEAEAQELVDHFVMKCRMVRFARIESYNQLFSGDPIWATLEVGGLGQDGRSMVTKNDYRFLHTLENMGPSPEPNMTVLYAKRLPENFRRYCAKISIDTSSIQYENDDVMRPVWGDDYSICCCVSATQTGKEMQFFGARANLAKALLYAFNGGKDECLKRGMQIGPNYEPITADVIDASNYKEVEKKYVQMLEWLADVYVNVLNAIHYMHDKYYYEAAELALEDTDIKRTFATGIAGFSHVVDSLSAMKYAKVHVNREKVEVKDKAGNVIDTVTLVKDFTVEGDFPRYGQDDDRADDIAVWLLKTFMGMIRKHPTYRNAEPSTSILTITSNVVYGKATGALPNGRPAGAPFSPGANPSYGAETKGLIKSLNSVAKLPYHYALDGISNTQTINPSALGHDKNEQIDNLVNVLDGYFDVGPESGHAGAHHLNVNVFGVEKLKDCQAHPDKPEYANFTVRVSGYAVRFINLTKEQQDDVIARTCHASL; from the coding sequence ATGATCGAAAGAGACGAATGGAACGGATTTGCAGGCCGTTTATGGAAGGAAGAAGTTAACGTACGTGACTTCATTCAGAACAACTACAAGCCTTACGATGGAAATGAGGACTTCCTCGCAGGCCCTACAGATGCAACAAAGAAACTTTTCGACGAGCTTCAGAAATTGCAGAAGGAAGAACACAACAAGAAGTGTGTAGGTAAAGACGGAAAAGTACGCACAGGCGTTCTTGACATGGACACAAGCATTGTTACAGGTCTTACCTCTCACCCAGCAGGATACATCTGTCCGGAAGGAAAAGAACTTGAAAAAGTTGTAGGTCTTCAGACAGATAAGCCTCTTAAGAGAGCTTTCATGCCTTATGGTGGTATCAACATGGCTGTTCAGTCATGCGAAATGTACGGTTATGATGTAGATCCGGAACTTAAAAAGATCTTTACTGTATACCACAAAACACACAACCAGGGTGTATTCGATGTTTACACACCTGAACACAGAGCAGTACGTTCTGCACACATTCTTACAGGTTTGCCTGATACATACGGACGCGGACGTATCGTTGGTGACTACCGCCGTGTAGCACTTTACGGTATCGACCAGCTCATCAAGTACAAGCAGGCTGACTTTGCAAACATCGGTGACGGAACAATGACTGAAGAAGTTATCCGTCTTCGTGAAGAAGTTACTGATCAGATCAACGCTCTTAAGGGAATGAAAGAAATGGCAGCCCTCTACGGATTTGACATTTCTCAGCCTGCTAAGAACGCTCGTGAAGCATTCCAGTGGCTTTACTTCGGATACCTTGCAGCAATCAAGACACAGAACGGTGCAGCTATGTCTGTAGGCCGCGTATCTACATTCCTTGACATCTACATCGAACGTGATATCAAGGCAGGAATCCTTACAGAAGCAGAAGCACAGGAACTTGTAGACCACTTCGTAATGAAGTGCCGCATGGTTCGCTTTGCCCGCATTGAATCTTACAACCAGCTCTTCTCAGGAGACCCTATCTGGGCTACTCTTGAAGTTGGTGGTCTCGGACAGGACGGACGTTCAATGGTAACAAAGAACGACTACCGCTTCCTCCACACTCTCGAAAACATGGGTCCTTCACCAGAACCTAACATGACAGTTCTTTACGCTAAGCGCCTTCCGGAAAACTTCCGCCGCTACTGTGCAAAGATTTCTATCGATACATCTTCTATCCAGTACGAAAATGATGACGTAATGCGCCCTGTATGGGGAGATGATTACTCAATCTGCTGCTGTGTATCAGCTACACAGACTGGTAAGGAAATGCAGTTCTTCGGTGCACGTGCAAACCTTGCAAAAGCTCTCCTTTACGCTTTCAACGGTGGTAAAGATGAATGCCTTAAGAGAGGTATGCAGATTGGACCTAACTATGAACCAATCACAGCTGACGTAATCGATGCTTCTAACTACAAGGAAGTAGAAAAGAAATACGTTCAGATGCTTGAATGGCTTGCTGATGTATACGTAAATGTTCTTAATGCAATTCACTATATGCATGACAAGTACTACTACGAAGCAGCAGAACTTGCTCTTGAAGATACTGACATCAAACGCACATTTGCTACAGGTATCGCAGGATTCTCACACGTTGTAGACTCACTTTCTGCAATGAAATATGCAAAAGTACATGTTAACCGCGAAAAGGTTGAAGTAAAAGACAAGGCCGGAAACGTTATCGATACTGTTACACTGGTTAAGGACTTCACTGTAGAAGGTGACTTCCCACGCTACGGACAGGATGATGACCGCGCTGACGACATTGCAGTATGGCTTCTCAAGACATTCATGGGAATGATCCGCAAGCACCCTACATACCGCAACGCAGAACCTTCTACTTCTATCCTTACAATTACTTCAAATGTTGTATACGGAAAAGCTACAGGTGCACTTCCTAACGGACGCCCTGCAGGAGCTCCTTTCTCACCAGGTGCTAACCCATCTTACGGTGCAGAAACAAAGGGTCTCATCAAGTCCCTCAACTCTGTTGCTAAGCTTCCATATCACTACGCTCTGGACGGTATTTCTAATACTCAGACAATCAACCCAAGCGCTCTCGGACATGACAAGAACGAACAGATTGATAACCTTGTAAATGTTCTTGACGGATACTTTGACGTAGGTCCAGAATCTGGACACGCTGGTGCACACCACCTTAACGTTAACGTATTCGGAGTTGAAAAGCTTAAGGACTGCCAGGCTCATCCTGACAAGCCTGAATATGCAAACTTCACAGTTCGCGTATCTGGTTATGCAGTTCGCTTCATCAACCTTACAAAAGAACAGCAGGATGACGTTATTGCTCGTACCTGCCACGCATCTCTGTAA